The DNA window GCAACGAGGAAGTGCTGACCCCGGCCGCCGTGGCCCTGGCCTCCGTCATGGAGGAACGCTCCGCCACGATCGCCTACCTCGAGGAACCCGACGAGCACGAGGAGGAACTGGGTGAGGCCCGCGCGCAGGCCGACAAGCACATGGAGGAGATCCTCGGGACACTGGACTCCCTGAAGCCCTACGTCGAGGAGCCGGTCAAGAAGCGCGTCACCGAACTGGACGAGGGATTCGACGACATCACCCAGATCCGCGAGCAGGTCAACCTGGGCCAGGCGACCCGCCAGGACGTGTTCACGCGCTACAACGCCCTGACGGAGGCCGGAGCCGACCTGTTCGACACCCAGTCCCGGCACGGGCGCATCCCCGAGATCATCGGCCCCGGTTCGAGCGCGACCTACATGTTCCGCACCGTGGACCAGCTGTCCCAGGCGGACGCCTACCTCTCCCGGTCCTTCGACAACGGCGAGCTCACCCGGTCCGAACAGCGGGAGTTCACCCGGCTCGTCGGCTCCTACCGCGGGTTCCTGGACGCGATCACCGAGTACATGGGCCCGGAGGAGAGCGAACGCCTCACCGAGCTGCGCAACAGCGACGACTTCGCCACGCTCACGGACCTCCAGGACGAGATCGTCGAGCGCGACGTCACCGCCTCCACCGACCCGGTCACCGGGGACAGCGAGGAGGACCTCGCGATGCCGGTGAGCGAGGAGGAGTGGAACGAGGTCTACACGCCGGTACGCGCGGAGCTCGTCGACCTCGGGAAGAGCCAGGCGCTCTACGCGGGCGATCTGCAACACGAGAGCGCCATCGACTCCCTGATCCTGGCGATCACGGGCAGCCTCACCGTCGCCGTGGTCACGGTGGGCGCCTTCGTCATCGCACGCCGCTCGTCCCGACGGCTGGTGGGGCGGCTGCACCTGCTGCGGGACGGCGCGCAGGAACTCAGCGACGAGGGACTGCCCGACCTCATGCGGCGGCTGCGCGAGCACGAATCCGTCGACACCAGCGAGGAGCACCGCGACCTGGCCTCCCAGCAGCAGGACGACGAGATCGGCCAGGTCGCCACCTCGTTCGACGCCGCGCACCGGACAGCGGTGGACGCGGTGGTCCGTCAGACCGAGCTCCGCCAGGGCGTCAACCGCGTCTTCCTGAACATCGCCCACCGCACCCAGACCCTGGTGCACCGCCAGCTGCGTCTGCTGGACAAGCTGGAGCGCCAGCAGGAGGACCCGGAACAGCTCACGGAACTGTTCAAGCTGGACCACCTGGCCACCCGTTCCCGACGCAACGCGGAGAACCTGCTCATCCTCGGCGGGGAGGCGCCCGGCCGCACCTGGCACCGGCCGATGCCGCTCATCGACGTGCTGCGCGGCGCCATCTCGGAGTCCGGCGACTACAGCCGGGTCCAGCGGGAGCACATCGCGCCGGTCGCGTTGAAGGGCCCCGCGGTCGCCGACGTCATCCACCTCGTCGCCGAGCTGGTCGACAACGCCACCACGTTCTCCCCGCCGCACACCCACGTCCAGCTCCGCAGCGAGCAGGTCCCCAACGGGGTCGCGGTCGAGATCGAGGACCGTGGTCTGGGAATGCAGGAGGAGGAGTTCACCTCCGCCAACGAGCTGCTGGCGGACCCACCCGAGTTCGACGTCATGCGGCTCAATGAGAAGATGCGCCTGGGCCTGTTCGTGGTGTCACAGCTGGCCCAGCGGCACCACATCAAGGTGTGGCTGCGTTCCTCACCGTACGGGGGTGTGCAGGCGATCGTCCTGCTTCCCTCCGAGCTGATCTCCGGGGACGCGCTTCCGCTTCCCTCCGGGGAGGAGGACGACAGCGAGCCGGCCAGTACCCGAGGGGGCACCACCCTCACAGCCGTCCCGGCCAGCAGCCGGGACGCTTCGCCCTCCCCCAACGGGTCCGACGGTGCTGCCCGGCCTGCCCCGACTCCGGAACGTTCCACGACCACCACCGGCTCGGACAACCCCCTCCCGCGCCGGTCACCGGACACCGGAGGGCAGGCCGCCGACGGGGAGCACGAGTCCTCGGACTCGTACACGCCGTCCGGGCTTCCCCGCCGTGGGACGCCCAGGAAGGGAGCCGAGACGACAACCACCGAGGACGGGCGCCCTTCCCTCCCCAAGCGCGCCCCACAGGAGAACCTGGCACCCCAGCTTTACGACGAACCGTCGGATTCGACGTCCTCCCCCGCGGCGTCGGAGACGGCGGAGGACGAGGACCGTTCGACCAAGCTGCGCCACAACATGGCCGCCTTCCAGCGGGGTACGCGCCGCGGGCGCGAGGAAGGACAACAGCGCTCGAACGACACTGAGAAGGAAACGTAACCGTGACGAACGATGCCGCGAAGGATCTGAACTGGCTGCTGGACGAGCTCGTGGAGCGGGCCGCCGGCGCGACGTACGCCATCGTGCTCTCTGCGGACGGTCTCCTCATTGGCAGGTCCAACGAACTGAACGCGGAGGACGCCGAGCACCTCTCCGCGGTCGCCTCGGCTTTCCAGAGCCTCGCCCGGGGCACCGGTAAGCAGTTCAACGGCGGGAAGGTGCTGCAGACCGTCGTGGAGATGGAACGGGCGTACCTGTTCGTCACCGGGGCGGGGAACGGAGCGTGCCTCGCCGTCGTCGCCGACGAGAGTTCCGATGTCGGCCTGGTGGCCTACGAGATGAACGTCCTCGTCGAACAGGTCGGCAGGTTCCTCGAGTCCGCGCCCCGCAAGAACGACAGTCAGGCTCCCACGGATCAGGCCAGATAGCGGAGGCACGCATGTCCGAGGGACACGAACCGGGACTGGACTCCGAGAACAGCGAACCGCTGGTCCGTCCCTACGTCATGACCCAGGGGCGGCAGCACAGCGACTCCGTCCAGCTCGACATGGTCAGCGTGGTCATCACGGCCCGCACCGACGTGGAACGGATGTCCCTGGAACCGGAGCAGCTCAGGATCCTGGACATCTGCCAGCGGGCCCAGTCGGTGGCGGAGGTCTCGGCGCACCTGGATATCCCCGTAGCGGTGGTCAAGGTCCTTCTCGGCGATCTCATCAGCCGCGGATACATCCTGGCCCGCGCCCCCTACACGACAGAGAGCCCGGTCAACCGGGACGTACTGCAGGCGGTACTCGATGGCATCCAACGACTCTGACAACACCAACGCGATCCCCTCCGCGATCAAGATCCTCGTCGCGGGCGGGTTCGGCGCGGGAAAAACGACGATGGTCAGCACGATCAGCGAGATCTCCCCGCTGAGCACCGAGGAGCTGATGACCGAGGCCAGCCTCGGGGTCGACGACCTCGCCGGGGTGGAACGCAAGGACACGACCACGGTCGCCCTGGACTTCGGCCGGATCACGATCAGCGACGAGCTGGTGCTGTACATGTTCGGGACCCCGGGCCAGCAACGGTTCTGGTTCCTGTGGGAGGAACTCGCCCAGGGCGCGCTGGGCGCGGTGGTCCTGGCGGACACCCGGAGACTGGAGACCTGCTTCCCTGCCGTGGACTTCTTCGAGCGTCGCGGCCTGCCCTTCATCGTGGCGGTGAACTGCTTCGAGGGCGCCCACCACTACGACACGGAGGAGGTACGGGAGGCGCTCACCATCCCGGAACGCATCCCGGTGCTGCTGTGCGACGCCCGCAGCAGGGAGTCCAGCAAGGAGTCCCTCGTGACGCTCGTGAGCCACGTCGCCGAGAACACCGCGACACCTGTGTGAATCCTCTCCCGCCTGAAGGCGGGCGATCCCTGGCTCAGGCTGCCCGAGCGCCCAGCGGACGCCCGGGATGCACGCCGTCAACACCAGCCGGGCCGGAACCTGCCCGGACCAGCGTGACGCGCGCGGAGTTCCTGTCTCTCGGGAGCGGGGTACCGCACGCGGTACGGGTGTGGGTGCGGTGCGACAGCGGCAGTGCGTGCGTGGTTCCCGCACGGCACTGTCCGCAGCCCATCGTCGTGTAGGCCGGTTCGGCCAGCCGCACGTCCCGCGCGTGCTTGCGCCCCCATCGCCGCTAGGTGCTGTTTTTCGGACGCTTGTCCTGCTGCGCGCCGCCCCAGGACACCGCCCGGCGGCGTTCTCGTCGGTCGACGGAGGGTCCGCTCCGCCTCCCTGACCGGCCTTGCCGGGCGGCACCGGAGACGCCGCTCGCGACGAACAGCGCCCAAAAAACAGCACCTAGTTCGCTCTCGGCGGCACTGATCGCACCATCAGCGGCTTTGCGGGACATCGCGGTCGTGCCGGGAACGGCGCCCGGAGGCCCGCGGAGAGCCACACCGCCGTGGCCGGTCACGACCCGTTCGGCCCACGTGCGGGCGTCGCCGTGGCGCTTCCGGGTCGCTGTGCGGTGTTGCTTTGCCGCCTGGCGGCAGCGGCTCGGTCTGGGCGGGCACGGCGAACGAGCAGTGCCAGTGTCCCAGCGCATCGCGGTACACCCGCACACTCGACGGGCAAGCGGGCAGGTCCCGCGACCGCACCGGCCGCACCTTGGTACCGACCGCCAGCACGAACCGCCCGTCCGCACCGCGCCCCAGAGCCCGCCGCATCGTGCCGCGTCTCACGGCCCGCTGCCCGCCCCGGTGCTGTTACCGAAAAGTTTCCCTTCCGGGAGCAGGGGCGGAGACGACGCTTCCCCCAACGGGATGCGACCGTGAGAGTAGGTACAACGACGATATCGGAAGGGTTCTGTTGAAACGGTTCGACTGGTACACGGAAACCCACCGGCTGGACGCGCGAACGGACTGTCGGAGGATCACCCAGATCCTGTCGATGCACGAGTTCCCGTGGGACATGTCCCAGGCATTGGGGTTGGCCCTCTACCGGACCTACGCTGTTCCCAGTATCGGCCAGCTCCTCGGCGACACCCGCGAGTTCACCGAGCGGACGCAGCACCGCTACGACGACACCGCGCTGATCCTGGACGCGATCCTGGCGCACGGCTTCGAGCCCGGGAAGGGTCGCGACGCGCTGCGCCGGATGAACCAGATGCACCGCTCCTACGACATCAGCAACGACGACTACCTCTACGTGCTGAGCACGTTCGTCGTGATGCCGGTGGTGTGGCTGAACGACTGGGGGTTCGGCTGGCGCCGGCTCACCGAACACGAGATCACCGCCAACACCAACTACTACCGGGAACTCGGCCGGCACATGGCGATCAAGGACATTCCCGCCACCTACGCCGAGTTCCACGAACTGCTGAACTCCTACGAGGAGAAGCACTTCGGCTACACCGAGGACGGCCGTGCGGTGTCGGACGCCACCCTGAACCTGATGGTCGACTTCTACCCCTCGTGGCAGCGCCCCCTCGTACGCCCCTTCACCATGGCGCTGTTGGACGAACGGTTGATCACCGCGTTCTCCTACGACTCCCCCTCCCGGTTCTGGCGGTTCGCCGCCCGAACCGCGCTGAGGACGCGCGCCCGCATAGTCCGGTTCATGCCCCCACGCGAAGAACCGTTGCTGGTGGAGAACAACGGCAACATCCGTAGCTACCCCCACGGCTACGACGTCAACCGGATCGGTTCCTTCCCCGCGAAATGCCCCGTCCCCCACGACATGGTGACCACCGAGCACCCCGAGACCGGGGCCCGTATCCCCGCTGAGGGCCAGGAGCTCCCGCCGCACAGCGACGAGCGGGTGTAGGCCGGTCCCGGTGACCGACCGCGCGCTTTCCGTGCCCCACAGCGCGGAAAGCGCCCCACGAACCACCGTTCAGGCCTCCACTGACAACGCCCCGCGCAGCTCCGGAACGGCCGCCTCGGCCCACGCCTCGATCACCGGTTGCGGCTGCGCGAGCTCCTCCCCGGAGAAGACCAGGCCCGGTTCGGCCACCCACGCCCCCAGCTCGGACAGCAGAACACGCACATCCTCCTCTGTGTTGCGTCCGTTGCGGGGGTCTGCCACCGAGACCATCGGCACCGCGACCGTCTGCCCCAGCCCCAGTTCCGGGAGCAGGTCCGCGAACGCCTTCAACAGGCCGGTGTAGCTGCCGTGGACCTGGGGTGACGCCACCAGCAGGACGTCGCTGTCGCGGACGGTCTCCAACGCCGCCGCGACCTCCCGTCCGGTGTCGGTGGCGAGCAGAGCCGGTCCGAAGTCGGCGAGATCGACGCTCCGGGACTCCGTGGACGTTCCCAGGCGGGCGGCGAGCGTGTCAGCGGCGCGCGCGGCGGCGCGTTGCAGGGGCGAACGCGGGCGCGGCGCGGCGGTGAGCACGACGAAACTGACCAAAGTGCCCTCTTTCCGGTGGACGCGGCGGACGGCCGCCGCGTGTGTCGCTTCCTCGGGTGACGCGGTTCCCACCACGCGGCGGGAGGGTCACGAACGACACAGCGCGCTCGCCTGCTGCCTCAGATCGACGTGCAGGCGCTGGACGAGCAGCTCACCGACAGACACGCTCCCCATATTGAGCGCCCCGGGCGCTGGCGTCAACGCCGCCGGGACCCCGCCCCGGCCGGACCGGCACGGCACCGGGAGGAAACCCCGACCGTGTGGCACGGAACACCGCACCACCGGAGGAACGTTCCCACCGGCGTCACGCCCCCGCGCCACCGTGACACGGCCGCCTTCCTCCCACCGGCGACCACACGCCGACCGCGCGTCCGGTAACTTCAGTGATGACCCGACGACACCGTTGCGAACCGGACGCGAACAGTCCCCGCCTGCCCCTCGCGGCACGCGGGTCCGCCGACACCCGGGCGAAAGGAGGAGGGCGCTTCCGCCCCCGGCACGCGCTGCTGCCGAGGCGCCACGCCCGCACCACTGATGACGA is part of the Haloactinospora alba genome and encodes:
- a CDS encoding oxygenase MpaB family protein; translated protein: MKRFDWYTETHRLDARTDCRRITQILSMHEFPWDMSQALGLALYRTYAVPSIGQLLGDTREFTERTQHRYDDTALILDAILAHGFEPGKGRDALRRMNQMHRSYDISNDDYLYVLSTFVVMPVVWLNDWGFGWRRLTEHEITANTNYYRELGRHMAIKDIPATYAEFHELLNSYEEKHFGYTEDGRAVSDATLNLMVDFYPSWQRPLVRPFTMALLDERLITAFSYDSPSRFWRFAARTALRTRARIVRFMPPREEPLLVENNGNIRSYPHGYDVNRIGSFPAKCPVPHDMVTTEHPETGARIPAEGQELPPHSDERV
- a CDS encoding NADPH-dependent FMN reductase, encoding MVSFVVLTAAPRPRSPLQRAAARAADTLAARLGTSTESRSVDLADFGPALLATDTGREVAAALETVRDSDVLLVASPQVHGSYTGLLKAFADLLPELGLGQTVAVPMVSVADPRNGRNTEEDVRVLLSELGAWVAEPGLVFSGEELAQPQPVIEAWAEAAVPELRGALSVEA
- a CDS encoding sensor histidine kinase — protein: MQAAKQRNTRTISSRLRRIVLTSTATLLALWLVLSGYLFYNAGMELALSQGNEEVLTPAAVALASVMEERSATIAYLEEPDEHEEELGEARAQADKHMEEILGTLDSLKPYVEEPVKKRVTELDEGFDDITQIREQVNLGQATRQDVFTRYNALTEAGADLFDTQSRHGRIPEIIGPGSSATYMFRTVDQLSQADAYLSRSFDNGELTRSEQREFTRLVGSYRGFLDAITEYMGPEESERLTELRNSDDFATLTDLQDEIVERDVTASTDPVTGDSEEDLAMPVSEEEWNEVYTPVRAELVDLGKSQALYAGDLQHESAIDSLILAITGSLTVAVVTVGAFVIARRSSRRLVGRLHLLRDGAQELSDEGLPDLMRRLREHESVDTSEEHRDLASQQQDDEIGQVATSFDAAHRTAVDAVVRQTELRQGVNRVFLNIAHRTQTLVHRQLRLLDKLERQQEDPEQLTELFKLDHLATRSRRNAENLLILGGEAPGRTWHRPMPLIDVLRGAISESGDYSRVQREHIAPVALKGPAVADVIHLVAELVDNATTFSPPHTHVQLRSEQVPNGVAVEIEDRGLGMQEEEFTSANELLADPPEFDVMRLNEKMRLGLFVVSQLAQRHHIKVWLRSSPYGGVQAIVLLPSELISGDALPLPSGEEDDSEPASTRGGTTLTAVPASSRDASPSPNGSDGAARPAPTPERSTTTTGSDNPLPRRSPDTGGQAADGEHESSDSYTPSGLPRRGTPRKGAETTTTEDGRPSLPKRAPQENLAPQLYDEPSDSTSSPAASETAEDEDRSTKLRHNMAAFQRGTRRGREEGQQRSNDTEKET
- a CDS encoding GTP-binding protein → MASNDSDNTNAIPSAIKILVAGGFGAGKTTMVSTISEISPLSTEELMTEASLGVDDLAGVERKDTTTVALDFGRITISDELVLYMFGTPGQQRFWFLWEELAQGALGAVVLADTRRLETCFPAVDFFERRGLPFIVAVNCFEGAHHYDTEEVREALTIPERIPVLLCDARSRESSKESLVTLVSHVAENTATPV
- a CDS encoding DUF742 domain-containing protein, with product MSEGHEPGLDSENSEPLVRPYVMTQGRQHSDSVQLDMVSVVITARTDVERMSLEPEQLRILDICQRAQSVAEVSAHLDIPVAVVKVLLGDLISRGYILARAPYTTESPVNRDVLQAVLDGIQRL
- a CDS encoding roadblock/LC7 domain-containing protein, coding for MNWLLDELVERAAGATYAIVLSADGLLIGRSNELNAEDAEHLSAVASAFQSLARGTGKQFNGGKVLQTVVEMERAYLFVTGAGNGACLAVVADESSDVGLVAYEMNVLVEQVGRFLESAPRKNDSQAPTDQAR